Proteins from one Lachnospiraceae bacterium KGMB03038 genomic window:
- a CDS encoding MFS transporter has translation MEMKNKLFNRDFTLVVIGQVISLFGNAILRFALPYYLLKETGSSTLFGLVTACSFLPMVVLSMAGGILADRINKRNIMVGLDFSTAIIITVFYFLFDKVPMVPLFIVFLMLMYGISGAYQPSVQASVPLLVPMEKLSMGNAVINQVNTLANFAGPAIGGVILQFYGIWPILAASIVCFALSAVMEIFIHIPYQKRSCETGAAAAVINDLKESFRFLKQDQPIFICVIILVCIFNLVLSAVLIVGVPILISEVLNMSDIWYGFSQAALSLGGLCGGFFAGIVTKRIKLGNLYVLLLICAVSVFLMGISLMLGLPEMISYWIITTMCFAAMGVSTVFVVQIYTVAQTQTPPELVGKIMAALVSVAMCGQPLGQMIYGVLFDICAERAWAVMLIASIASILITWYSRSVFRKLGAV, from the coding sequence TTGGAAATGAAGAATAAACTTTTTAATCGAGATTTTACTCTTGTGGTAATTGGGCAGGTTATTTCCCTATTTGGCAACGCGATTCTGCGTTTTGCGCTGCCCTACTATTTGCTGAAAGAAACTGGTTCATCTACCCTGTTCGGGCTCGTAACAGCCTGCTCTTTTCTTCCTATGGTTGTTTTATCAATGGCAGGCGGGATTCTTGCGGACAGGATAAATAAGCGAAATATTATGGTCGGCTTGGATTTTAGCACAGCGATTATCATTACCGTATTCTATTTTTTGTTTGACAAAGTTCCAATGGTTCCTTTATTTATTGTGTTTTTAATGCTGATGTATGGAATTTCCGGGGCTTATCAGCCTTCCGTGCAGGCAAGCGTACCCCTGCTTGTTCCGATGGAGAAACTTTCTATGGGAAACGCGGTAATCAACCAGGTAAATACTTTGGCTAATTTCGCAGGACCTGCAATTGGCGGAGTTATTCTCCAATTTTATGGAATTTGGCCAATCCTGGCCGCGAGTATCGTTTGCTTTGCTTTATCAGCGGTTATGGAAATTTTTATACATATACCATATCAAAAACGCAGCTGCGAAACAGGGGCTGCCGCAGCCGTGATCAATGATTTGAAAGAAAGTTTCCGCTTTTTGAAACAGGATCAGCCGATATTTATCTGTGTAATTATTCTGGTATGTATTTTTAATCTGGTATTAAGCGCGGTACTTATTGTAGGGGTGCCAATATTGATTTCAGAAGTTTTGAATATGTCTGATATATGGTATGGCTTTTCCCAGGCGGCACTTTCTTTAGGAGGATTATGCGGAGGTTTTTTCGCTGGAATAGTGACAAAAAGAATAAAACTGGGGAATTTATATGTATTGCTGTTGATTTGCGCGGTTTCAGTATTTTTAATGGGAATTTCACTGATGCTTGGACTGCCGGAAATGATTTCTTACTGGATAATTACTACTATGTGTTTTGCCGCTATGGGAGTATCCACAGTATTTGTCGTGCAGATCTATACTGTGGCCCAGACGCAGACGCCGCCAGAGTTGGTCGGGAAAATTATGGCTGCATTAGTTTCCGTTGCTATGTGCGGACAACCGCTGGGACAAATGATTTATGGGGTTTTATTTGACATATGCGCTGAAAGAGCTTGGGCGGTAATGCTCATTGCATCGATTGCCTCCATACTTATTACTTGGTATTCAAGGAGTGTTTTTAGGAAACTAGGAGCTGTCTGA
- a CDS encoding TetR/AcrR family transcriptional regulator produces the protein MARNKYPEETMKLILDVSAGLFSEKGYDNTSLQDIINETKLSKGAIYHHFDSKEDILKAIFHRLGNENAEIFAEIRDDHNLNAIEKLRKIFQTAVLHSNQSVLLTVSPCLLNNPRFLAMQIEQIYDFAAPHFVEPILTEGMKDGSIEIENPHEIAEAIMILTNVWLNPLVKMTDIDGMKKRCDTFNMLLNGLGIDSLLDDNTISAFLRLCNK, from the coding sequence ATGGCACGGAATAAATATCCGGAAGAAACAATGAAATTAATTTTGGATGTATCTGCCGGACTGTTTTCTGAAAAGGGGTATGACAATACTTCATTACAGGATATTATCAATGAAACGAAACTATCTAAAGGAGCAATCTACCATCACTTTGATTCCAAGGAAGATATATTAAAAGCAATCTTTCACCGCCTTGGAAATGAAAATGCAGAAATATTTGCAGAAATAAGGGATGATCATAATTTAAACGCTATTGAAAAATTGAGAAAAATATTCCAGACAGCGGTGCTTCATTCCAATCAAAGTGTATTGCTCACAGTGTCCCCATGTCTGTTGAACAATCCGCGCTTTCTGGCAATGCAGATAGAACAGATATACGACTTTGCAGCTCCGCATTTCGTAGAACCGATCTTGACGGAAGGTATGAAGGATGGTTCGATTGAGATTGAAAATCCGCATGAGATCGCGGAAGCGATCATGATACTGACAAATGTATGGTTGAATCCTTTGGTTAAAATGACAGATATAGACGGAATGAAAAAAAGATGCGACACGTTTAATATGCTTTTAAACGGTTTAGGTATTGATAGTTTGTTAGACGATAATACGATTTCTGCTTTTCTTCGACTCTGTAATAAGTAA
- a CDS encoding lactate utilization protein — protein sequence MNKNRIKRNKLLGEKVIKALESRNVEGFYAETKEEALKKALELIPEGSSIGWGGSMSIAEIGLKDAVCQGGYTVYNRDEAKTPQEKRERELAAYDCDFFLSSANAVSEDGVLVNIDGYGNRVSAICAGPRNVLMIVGMNKVVRDVENAVSRARNEAAPINAQRFDLDTPCCKTGACFDCKNPDTICCQFLVTRYSKVPGRIKVILVNEELGF from the coding sequence ATGAATAAAAATCGGATCAAACGGAATAAACTATTAGGAGAGAAGGTTATCAAAGCTTTAGAATCTCGAAATGTGGAGGGATTTTACGCGGAGACAAAGGAAGAAGCGCTGAAAAAAGCGCTGGAGCTGATCCCGGAGGGAAGTTCTATTGGCTGGGGCGGTTCGATGTCGATCGCGGAGATCGGGTTAAAAGATGCGGTCTGTCAAGGCGGTTATACGGTATATAACCGGGATGAGGCAAAGACACCGCAGGAGAAACGGGAGCGGGAACTGGCCGCCTATGACTGTGACTTTTTCCTGTCCAGCGCAAACGCGGTATCAGAGGATGGCGTGCTGGTCAATATCGATGGCTATGGAAACCGTGTTTCGGCAATCTGCGCAGGTCCCAGAAACGTGCTGATGATCGTAGGGATGAATAAGGTTGTCAGGGATGTGGAAAACGCGGTATCCAGAGCAAGGAATGAAGCGGCGCCCATCAACGCCCAGAGATTTGATCTGGATACACCGTGCTGTAAGACAGGAGCCTGTTTTGACTGTAAAAATCCAGATACGATCTGTTGTCAATTTTTGGTGACTCGATATTCTAAGGTGCCGGGACGGATTAAAGTGATCCTGGTAAATGAAGAATTAGGCTTTTAA
- a CDS encoding IS1182 family transposase, whose protein sequence is MMTRDADKKREQMMLFSMDDMVPKDHMLRKIDRAIDWNFIYDLVEDKYCADNGRPSMDPVMLIKIPFIQYLYGIKSMRQTIKEIEVNVAYRWFLGLDMLDPVPHFSTFGKNYTRRFKDTELFEQIFSHILEQCMKFHLVDTSTVFVDSTHVKACANSKKRRKRIASQEALWYEEELKKEINEDRKNHGKKPLKEKKDDSTTPPAAGSGTSGESGSSDEIPEGAKTQKCSTSDPESGWFRKGEHKHVFAYNIETACDKHGWILGYTVHPGNEHDSRTWKPLYDKLKDLDMEMMVLDAGSKTPAIARELLKDGIQPLFPYKRPMTKDGFFKKYEYVYDEYNDCYICPADQILTYRTTNREGYKEYKSDKSICKTCPYLCNCTESKEHEKTISRHIWEEYLETSEDIRYTLGNKEIYMLRKETIERLFGSAKEQHGFRYTQYIGNARMRMKAGLTFACMNLKKLAKILDVRERQDKKSGFFFIFYKKIWELAFWQKEWCWS, encoded by the coding sequence ATGATGACAAGAGATGCCGATAAAAAAAGAGAACAAATGATGCTGTTCAGCATGGATGACATGGTGCCAAAGGATCACATGCTCCGAAAGATTGACCGGGCAATTGACTGGAACTTTATTTACGATCTTGTAGAAGACAAGTATTGTGCAGATAACGGAAGGCCGAGCATGGATCCGGTGATGCTGATCAAAATCCCTTTTATCCAGTATCTCTATGGGATTAAAAGTATGCGCCAGACGATCAAAGAAATCGAAGTGAATGTAGCGTATCGTTGGTTTCTCGGTCTGGATATGCTGGATCCAGTTCCTCACTTTTCTACTTTTGGGAAAAACTATACCCGGCGTTTTAAGGATACGGAACTGTTTGAACAGATCTTTTCCCATATCCTCGAACAATGTATGAAGTTTCATCTGGTAGATACGTCTACCGTGTTTGTGGATTCTACCCATGTAAAAGCCTGTGCGAACAGCAAAAAGAGGCGAAAGAGGATTGCATCTCAAGAAGCTCTATGGTATGAGGAGGAGTTAAAAAAAGAAATCAATGAAGACCGCAAAAATCATGGAAAGAAACCTTTAAAAGAAAAAAAGGATGATTCAACTACACCGCCTGCAGCGGGTAGCGGCACTTCTGGTGAAAGCGGTTCTTCAGACGAGATCCCGGAAGGAGCCAAAACGCAAAAATGCAGTACTTCAGATCCGGAAAGCGGGTGGTTCCGAAAAGGCGAACATAAACATGTTTTTGCATACAACATAGAGACTGCATGTGACAAGCACGGGTGGATCTTAGGTTATACTGTGCATCCAGGGAATGAACATGACAGCAGGACATGGAAGCCTTTGTACGACAAGTTGAAAGACCTGGATATGGAGATGATGGTATTGGATGCCGGATCTAAGACTCCAGCAATCGCCCGAGAATTGTTAAAAGACGGGATACAGCCTCTGTTTCCGTATAAAAGGCCCATGACAAAAGATGGATTCTTCAAGAAATATGAGTATGTCTACGATGAGTACAATGACTGCTATATCTGTCCGGCGGATCAGATCCTTACTTATCGGACAACGAACCGGGAGGGGTACAAAGAATACAAGAGCGATAAAAGCATCTGTAAAACCTGCCCTTACCTTTGCAACTGTACAGAAAGCAAAGAGCATGAAAAAACGATCTCCCGCCACATTTGGGAAGAGTATCTGGAAACCAGTGAGGATATCCGCTATACTCTCGGGAACAAAGAGATCTATATGTTGAGAAAAGAAACCATTGAGAGATTGTTCGGAAGTGCAAAAGAACAGCATGGATTTCGATACACACAATACATCGGCAACGCCCGAATGAGAATGAAAGCGGGGCTGACCTTTGCGTGCATGAATCTGAAAAAGCTGGCAAAGATTCTGGATGTAAGGGAAAGGCAGGACAAAAAATCAGGATTCTTTTTTATCTTTTATAAAAAAATATGGGAGTTGGCATTTTGGCAAAAAGAGTGGTGCTGGAGCTAG
- a CDS encoding M48 family metallopeptidase encodes MAKIIYINQIPVTIEYRRVKNINLYLKPPDGQVLVTAPKQVPEKRIRDFVKSKETWIKNHQLAMREAAARKEIEPDLGKAQKEILRKKVMYYAKKWEPQMKVHASGWTLRRMKTRWGSCTVNTGKIRINTRLYYFPEEILEYIVVHELCHLIEPSHNQRFQAYMTRFLPDWKERRRRMRERDFN; translated from the coding sequence ATGGCGAAAATAATTTATATCAATCAAATTCCAGTTACAATTGAATATCGAAGAGTAAAAAACATAAATCTTTACCTGAAACCGCCTGATGGACAGGTGCTGGTAACAGCGCCCAAACAGGTCCCGGAAAAACGAATCCGAGACTTTGTAAAGAGCAAAGAAACCTGGATCAAGAATCATCAGCTTGCTATGCGTGAAGCGGCGGCCAGAAAGGAAATAGAACCGGATCTTGGCAAAGCGCAAAAGGAAATTCTGAGAAAGAAAGTGATGTATTACGCAAAAAAGTGGGAACCGCAGATGAAAGTCCACGCTTCCGGATGGACTTTGCGGAGGATGAAGACCCGTTGGGGGAGCTGTACTGTAAATACGGGAAAGATCCGGATCAATACCAGGCTCTACTACTTTCCGGAAGAAATTTTGGAATACATCGTTGTCCATGAGTTGTGCCATTTGATCGAACCCAGTCATAATCAACGGTTTCAGGCGTATATGACTCGGTTCCTGCCAGATTGGAAGGAACGGAGAAGGCGGATGCGGGAGCGAGATTTTAATTAG
- a CDS encoding asparagine synthase B, with protein sequence MCSIMGYCSDSADLELFKKGFDRTISRGPDDTRIMDTGHGLLGFHRLAIMGLTDEGMQPFSLDKDVLVCNGEIYGFRPIKKNLETKGYVFQSDSDCEILLPLYREYGADMFAMLDAEFALILYDGQTQEYLAARDPIGIRPLYYGYDKEGAIIFASEAKNLVDLCDRIMPFPPGHYYKNGEFICYRDITKVAKVCTDDLETICRNIHNKLCAGIEKRLDSDAPLGFLLSGGLDSSLVCAVSAKLLDRPIRTFAIGMSEDAIDLKYAKEVADYIGSDHTEVIITRDQVIGALPDVIQALGTYDITTIRASIGMYLICKAIHETTDVRVLMTGEISDELFGYKYTDFAPSPEEFQKESVKRIHEIHMYDVLRADRCISVHSMEARVPFGDLDFASYVMSIDPAKKMNTYNKGKYLLRRAFEGDYLPQDILMREKAAFSDAVGHSMVDYLKEYAQQKYSDAEFEEKREAYTHAAPFTKESLLYREIFEQFYPGQSQMVTDFWMPNKEWEGCDVDDPSARVLSNYGDSGK encoded by the coding sequence ATGTGTTCTATCATGGGATACTGTTCTGACAGTGCAGACTTGGAATTATTTAAAAAAGGATTTGACCGGACCATCTCCCGCGGACCAGACGATACGCGGATCATGGATACAGGCCATGGTCTTCTTGGCTTCCATCGGCTGGCGATCATGGGGTTAACAGATGAGGGTATGCAGCCTTTCTCTCTGGATAAGGATGTGCTGGTCTGCAATGGCGAGATCTATGGTTTCCGTCCGATCAAGAAAAATCTGGAAACAAAGGGATACGTTTTCCAAAGCGACAGCGACTGTGAAATTCTGCTGCCGCTCTATCGGGAATATGGAGCGGACATGTTTGCCATGCTGGATGCGGAATTTGCCCTGATCCTCTACGACGGCCAAACCCAAGAATATCTGGCAGCCCGGGATCCCATCGGCATCCGTCCTCTTTATTATGGATATGACAAAGAGGGCGCCATCATTTTTGCCAGTGAAGCGAAAAATCTGGTGGACCTATGTGACCGGATCATGCCTTTCCCGCCCGGCCATTATTACAAAAACGGAGAATTCATCTGCTACCGGGATATCACAAAGGTGGCCAAAGTCTGTACTGATGATCTGGAAACAATCTGCCGGAACATTCATAACAAACTCTGTGCCGGCATTGAAAAGCGCCTGGATTCCGATGCGCCCCTTGGCTTTCTCTTAAGCGGCGGGCTGGATTCTTCTTTAGTCTGCGCTGTATCTGCCAAACTTCTGGATCGGCCGATCCGTACCTTTGCCATCGGTATGAGCGAAGATGCCATCGATCTGAAATATGCCAAAGAGGTGGCCGATTATATCGGGAGCGACCACACCGAGGTCATCATCACCAGGGATCAGGTGATCGGAGCCCTTCCCGATGTGATCCAGGCTCTTGGGACCTACGATATCACTACCATCCGGGCTTCCATCGGCATGTACCTGATCTGCAAGGCTATCCATGAGACTACGGATGTACGGGTCCTTATGACAGGAGAAATCTCCGATGAATTATTCGGCTATAAATATACAGATTTTGCGCCATCGCCTGAAGAATTCCAGAAGGAATCTGTAAAACGGATCCATGAGATCCACATGTATGACGTACTTCGGGCGGACCGCTGTATCAGCGTCCACTCTATGGAAGCCAGAGTTCCTTTTGGAGATCTGGACTTTGCCTCCTATGTCATGTCCATTGATCCCGCCAAGAAGATGAACACCTACAACAAGGGAAAATATCTCCTGCGCCGCGCTTTTGAAGGGGATTACCTGCCCCAAGATATCCTGATGCGGGAGAAGGCGGCCTTCTCCGATGCGGTAGGTCATTCTATGGTAGATTACCTAAAGGAATACGCCCAGCAGAAATACAGTGACGCTGAATTTGAAGAAAAGCGCGAGGCTTACACCCACGCCGCTCCGTTCACCAAGGAATCCCTCCTGTACCGGGAAATCTTTGAACAATTTTATCCAGGACAGTCCCAAATGGTGACGGACTTCTGGATGCCGAACAAAGAGTGGGAAGGCTGCGATGTGGACGACCCGTCGGCCAGAGTACTGTCCAACTACGGAGACAGCGGGAAATAA
- a CDS encoding 50S ribosomal protein L25 — protein MDTLKAEKRSMDIKAKKLRREGFVTGNVFGRDMEGSIPVKMEKPAVERLLKTSGKGSQIMLDIEGQTMNVLIKEVDFNTMKGRVDEIDFQALVSNEKVHSVAEIILLNHEKVNTGLVEQLLHEVAYKAYPSALVDKVKVDVGDMKLGDTIKVGDLAIASNPDIDLTTDPETAVVTVTEIRAAAAEEAEGEETAE, from the coding sequence ATGGATACTTTAAAAGCTGAAAAACGGAGCATGGACATCAAGGCAAAGAAATTAAGAAGGGAAGGGTTTGTCACCGGCAATGTATTCGGGAGAGACATGGAAGGATCGATCCCGGTCAAGATGGAGAAGCCGGCAGTTGAGCGTCTGCTGAAGACCAGCGGCAAAGGAAGCCAGATCATGCTGGATATCGAAGGGCAGACTATGAATGTGCTGATCAAAGAAGTGGATTTTAACACAATGAAAGGGCGCGTAGATGAAATTGACTTTCAAGCCCTGGTAAGCAACGAGAAAGTACACTCTGTGGCAGAGATCATCCTGCTGAACCACGAGAAAGTCAATACCGGGCTGGTGGAGCAGCTCTTGCATGAAGTCGCGTACAAAGCTTATCCGTCAGCATTGGTAGACAAAGTGAAAGTCGATGTGGGAGATATGAAACTGGGTGACACGATCAAGGTTGGCGATCTTGCGATTGCCTCCAATCCAGATATAGACCTAACGACAGATCCAGAGACGGCGGTCGTGACGGTAACAGAGATCCGGGCTGCGGCAGCGGAAGAGGCGGAAGGAGAAGAGACAGCAGAGTAA
- a CDS encoding TIGR03987 family protein, translating to MSALLIAAIICMTLALTFYTIGVFSERRRGTLLKWHALVFWIGFLFDTTGTTVMGRIAGDGFHFNLHGITGLIALLLMAFHAVWATVILIAKKEHAKQTFHKFSIMVWAIWLIPYVLGMFIGMKG from the coding sequence ATGTCTGCTTTGCTGATCGCCGCGATCATCTGTATGACGCTGGCTCTTACCTTTTATACCATCGGCGTTTTCTCCGAACGCCGCAGAGGCACCCTTCTTAAATGGCATGCCCTGGTCTTTTGGATCGGATTTCTCTTTGATACGACCGGAACAACCGTTATGGGCCGGATCGCGGGGGATGGTTTTCACTTCAACCTGCATGGGATCACTGGACTGATCGCCCTTCTGCTGATGGCATTTCACGCAGTCTGGGCTACTGTCATCCTGATCGCCAAAAAAGAACACGCAAAACAAACGTTCCACAAATTCAGCATTATGGTCTGGGCCATTTGGCTGATCCCGTATGTGCTTGGGATGTTTATTGGAATGAAGGGATGA
- a CDS encoding noncanonical pyrimidine nucleotidase, YjjG family — protein MIHNVLFDLDNTLFDFDKAESRAVSYTLRELGIDPTPAVVKRYSELNLEQWKLLELGKLTRREVKLRRYQLLFEELHVDCSAARAAKIYETQLGIGHYFIEGAPELLETLYGNYLLFLVTNGTASVQKSRLKSAGIERYFEAVFISEEMGADKPSSAYFDACFSRIPNFQKGEAVIIGDSLTSDIKGGINAGIRTIWFNPSGTENPADIRPDFEIRSLNQIPALLERLR, from the coding sequence ATGATCCACAACGTTTTATTCGATCTGGACAACACTTTATTTGATTTTGATAAGGCGGAATCCCGTGCCGTAAGCTACACTCTACGGGAGCTTGGAATCGATCCAACCCCCGCGGTGGTTAAGCGTTACAGCGAATTAAACCTGGAACAGTGGAAACTCTTAGAACTTGGGAAACTGACCCGCAGAGAAGTAAAACTGCGCCGTTATCAGCTTTTGTTTGAGGAGCTTCATGTTGACTGTTCCGCCGCCAGGGCCGCAAAAATCTACGAGACCCAGCTTGGCATCGGACACTATTTTATAGAAGGAGCGCCGGAACTGCTGGAGACATTATATGGAAACTATTTGCTCTTCCTTGTCACCAACGGCACGGCCAGCGTGCAGAAAAGCCGGCTTAAGAGCGCCGGCATCGAGCGGTATTTTGAAGCTGTTTTCATTTCTGAGGAAATGGGCGCGGACAAGCCCAGCAGCGCTTATTTTGACGCCTGCTTCTCCCGGATTCCGAATTTTCAGAAAGGAGAGGCTGTCATCATCGGAGACAGCCTGACTTCTGATATAAAAGGCGGCATCAATGCCGGCATCCGGACGATCTGGTTTAATCCCAGCGGCACAGAGAATCCCGCAGACATCCGGCCGGATTTTGAGATCCGGTCTCTGAACCAGATCCCAGCGCTTTTGGAACGGCTTAGATGA
- a CDS encoding DMT family transporter: protein MAAGRPVLFAPILFSLVFHRPYSYKRLPLQLITILGLFFLCCNTGTFSFGPGEALALLDALCLAGVLVFGEKALAQMDVLSVTGLQIGVTMVLSLAGALLFDDVSRLPSVEPEAWLVVLYLAAVCTIAAYLLQNKAVAHLNASTVSMLQCTQPILTSLVAYFLLGETLNGLGLTGAVLIILCLLADSRYSSL, encoded by the coding sequence GTGGCTGCTGGCCGCCCGGTACTGTTTGCTCCGATCCTTTTTTCTCTTGTCTTTCACAGGCCCTATTCCTACAAACGTCTCCCCCTCCAGCTTATCACCATCCTGGGGCTGTTTTTCCTGTGCTGCAATACAGGAACATTTTCCTTTGGGCCGGGGGAGGCTTTGGCTCTTCTGGACGCTCTCTGCCTGGCCGGCGTTCTGGTCTTTGGCGAGAAGGCCCTTGCACAGATGGATGTATTATCCGTCACCGGACTCCAGATTGGCGTTACTATGGTCTTAAGCCTGGCGGGCGCCCTGCTGTTTGACGATGTCTCCAGGCTTCCGTCTGTGGAACCGGAAGCCTGGCTGGTGGTACTCTACCTTGCGGCTGTCTGCACCATTGCCGCCTATCTTCTGCAAAATAAAGCGGTGGCGCATCTCAATGCCTCCACCGTTTCTATGCTCCAATGCACCCAGCCCATCCTGACATCCCTGGTAGCTTATTTTCTTCTGGGAGAGACTCTGAATGGCCTGGGATTGACCGGCGCTGTACTGATCATCCTCTGCCTTTTGGCAGACAGCCGCTACAGCTCGTTATAG
- a CDS encoding ANTAR domain-containing protein yields MGSIILAFAKAEEARKIKEILLRYGYSDARIVSTASAALQEAGRLSHGIVITKVRLPDMYYTDLVNCLPRFFEVLLLDTRQNVSSRREEGLVAVTMPLKAAEFIDTVRMMLENLDQRLGGKKAKRPKRTEREENYIKNAKYVLMERNHMTEEEAFRYIQKSSMDSGRNMVETAQMILTLIYNEL; encoded by the coding sequence ATGGGAAGCATTATTCTTGCGTTTGCGAAAGCGGAGGAAGCCAGAAAAATTAAAGAGATACTTCTTCGCTATGGATACAGCGACGCCAGGATCGTCAGTACGGCTTCCGCGGCTCTCCAGGAGGCGGGACGTCTCTCCCATGGGATTGTGATCACAAAGGTACGTCTGCCGGATATGTATTATACAGACCTGGTAAATTGTCTGCCCCGTTTTTTTGAGGTCCTTCTCCTAGATACCAGGCAGAATGTCAGCAGCCGCAGGGAAGAAGGTCTGGTAGCGGTTACCATGCCTTTGAAAGCGGCAGAATTTATCGACACCGTCCGAATGATGCTGGAAAATCTGGATCAGAGGCTGGGCGGAAAGAAGGCGAAACGTCCCAAGAGGACAGAGCGGGAAGAAAATTATATCAAGAACGCCAAGTATGTGTTGATGGAACGCAACCATATGACAGAGGAAGAGGCGTTCCGCTATATCCAGAAAAGCAGTATGGATTCTGGGCGGAATATGGTAGAGACCGCCCAGATGATCCTGACATTGATCTATAACGAGCTGTAG
- a CDS encoding glutamine synthetase, with protein sequence MAKFTEREILEMIEDEDVKFIRLQFVDLFGMLKNIAVTAGQMEKALAGRCRVEGFHITGMNELGHRQIFLKPDLDTFAILPWRPQQGKVARFLCDLTDRQGNLLEESPRCILRRVLEEAKKEGYHIDLYPECEFFLFQTDEEGRPTTETGEMAGYLDVAPLDGGENARRDMILTLEEMGFEIKSSHHENAPAQHEVDFKPSRGVKVADQVVTFRSTVRTVAQRHGLHATFMPKPRTDLPGSAMSLNIAVFRDGKNIFTDPAAADGMSREAHGFIAGLLEHMNGITAISNPVVNSYKRMKARFYAPTERFWSKEDYHAPILVTEGENREICVEWKLPDGAANPYLTIAAAVAAGMDGMRQDKELPPVEEKAGALPGTLKEAVAAFAEDAFLRNTLGEGYASMYIKEKQKEWERYAKEVTDWEMREYLHKF encoded by the coding sequence ATGGCGAAGTTTACAGAGCGGGAGATCCTGGAAATGATCGAGGATGAGGACGTTAAGTTTATCAGGCTTCAGTTTGTAGATTTATTTGGAATGTTGAAAAACATTGCGGTGACTGCCGGACAGATGGAGAAAGCGCTTGCGGGACGCTGCCGGGTGGAAGGCTTCCACATTACAGGGATGAATGAATTGGGACACAGACAGATTTTTTTGAAACCGGATCTGGATACCTTTGCGATTCTTCCTTGGCGGCCCCAACAGGGAAAGGTGGCGAGGTTTCTATGCGACTTGACGGACCGTCAGGGAAATCTTTTGGAAGAAAGTCCTCGCTGTATTCTGCGGCGGGTGCTGGAGGAAGCAAAGAAAGAGGGATACCATATTGACCTTTATCCGGAATGTGAATTCTTCTTGTTCCAGACGGACGAAGAGGGCAGGCCGACGACAGAGACGGGAGAAATGGCCGGATACCTGGATGTGGCGCCGTTAGATGGAGGAGAGAACGCCCGCCGGGATATGATTTTGACCTTGGAAGAAATGGGCTTTGAGATCAAATCTTCTCATCATGAAAACGCGCCGGCCCAGCACGAGGTGGATTTCAAACCATCCCGTGGAGTCAAGGTGGCGGATCAGGTGGTGACCTTCCGCTCTACCGTCAGAACAGTTGCCCAAAGACACGGTCTGCATGCTACCTTCATGCCGAAACCGAGAACGGACCTTCCAGGATCTGCCATGTCTTTGAATATTGCGGTTTTCCGGGATGGGAAAAATATTTTCACCGATCCAGCCGCGGCGGATGGAATGAGCCGGGAAGCGCATGGGTTTATTGCCGGGCTTCTGGAACATATGAATGGGATCACGGCGATTTCTAATCCGGTAGTCAACTCTTACAAAAGGATGAAAGCCCGGTTCTACGCGCCTACGGAACGTTTCTGGTCCAAGGAAGACTATCACGCGCCGATCCTGGTGACAGAAGGGGAAAACCGGGAGATCTGCGTAGAATGGAAACTGCCGGATGGAGCGGCAAACCCGTATCTGACGATTGCCGCGGCAGTGGCCGCAGGCATGGATGGAATGAGACAGGACAAAGAACTTCCGCCAGTAGAAGAAAAAGCGGGAGCTCTGCCAGGTACCTTGAAGGAAGCGGTTGCTGCTTTCGCGGAGGATGCTTTTTTAAGAAACACATTGGGCGAGGGATATGCATCGATGTATATTAAGGAGAAGCAGAAAGAATGGGAACGTTATGCCAAAGAAGTAACAGATTGGGAAATGAGGGAATATCTTCATAAATTCTAA